Proteins co-encoded in one Dehalobacter sp. genomic window:
- the nrfD gene encoding polysulfide reductase NrfD, producing MNAKVAKQGGSKLWLIIFALLSVIGLACWVLQLTKGLQLTNLDNNNCWGLYIIGFMLFTGIAAGSLIFSSSAYLFKGMAEYKPFTRIAAFVGAIGSVVAAGLFIIVDIGNPERVWNIILSANIESPMFWDTVILAAYVVIGIVFTRQLIMAEQGEKEEKALYGISLVAFIAGLFVTVTSFAFSMQVARPLWNNPVEPLSFLAAALVAALALLIILFAILNKSGYIEISNEKLSKLGKLAGAFLAVELMVVFGEAAIGLYAGAGDEYKILNWLVLGKGAPLFWIELIAIATGVVLLLNKGTLVAGAGVGILAIFMIKYTLLQAQLLNPLLSYPGPEGYVSGQGIYLPSIIEIGLAVGIIALGCLLVMIGLNKLDLGANTNQSLDKHRLGARSEQA from the coding sequence ATGAATGCAAAAGTGGCGAAGCAAGGTGGTTCAAAACTTTGGTTGATTATTTTCGCCCTTCTGTCAGTGATTGGCCTGGCTTGCTGGGTTTTGCAGCTGACCAAGGGTTTGCAGCTGACCAATTTGGATAACAATAATTGCTGGGGACTTTATATTATCGGGTTCATGCTTTTCACAGGTATAGCAGCAGGTTCTCTGATCTTTTCCTCCTCCGCCTACCTTTTCAAAGGGATGGCGGAATATAAGCCTTTTACAAGGATAGCGGCCTTCGTCGGGGCTATCGGCAGTGTAGTTGCCGCCGGACTCTTCATCATTGTGGATATCGGCAATCCGGAAAGAGTCTGGAATATTATTCTTAGCGCTAATATTGAATCCCCGATGTTTTGGGATACTGTGATTTTAGCAGCCTATGTTGTCATCGGCATTGTATTTACACGTCAGTTAATTATGGCGGAACAGGGCGAAAAAGAGGAGAAGGCCTTGTACGGCATTTCTCTGGTAGCCTTTATTGCGGGTTTATTCGTGACGGTTACCTCCTTCGCCTTCTCGATGCAGGTAGCCAGACCCTTGTGGAATAACCCGGTAGAACCGCTGTCATTTTTGGCGGCAGCCCTAGTGGCAGCGTTGGCATTGCTGATTATCCTCTTTGCGATACTTAATAAGAGCGGTTATATAGAGATAAGCAACGAAAAACTATCTAAACTGGGCAAGCTGGCCGGAGCATTTCTCGCGGTCGAATTGATGGTAGTCTTCGGTGAAGCAGCGATCGGTTTGTATGCCGGTGCTGGAGATGAATATAAGATCCTTAACTGGTTGGTACTCGGTAAAGGGGCACCACTCTTCTGGATAGAACTAATTGCTATTGCAACAGGTGTGGTTCTCCTGCTCAACAAGGGAACGCTCGTCGCAGGAGCGGGGGTCGGGATTCTTGCGATCTTCATGATTAAATACACACTTTTACAGGCCCAATTACTTAATCCACTGCTTTCTTATCCCGGTCCTGAAGGTTACGTTAGCGGTCAGGGAATCTACCTACCTTCAATAATTGAAATCGGACTAGCAGTAGGTATTATTGCCTTGGGTTGTCTACTGGTCATGATCGGTCTCAATAAGCTTGATCTCGGTGCGAACACTAATCAAAGCCTGGATAAACATAGGCTTGGCGCGAGATCTGAGCAGGCTTAG
- a CDS encoding molecular chaperone TorD family protein, whose amino-acid sequence MVNTQEVNTQEQEIRRSLAASDMYQLLSMFFRLPTVEMATALLNGSLAEDVIAIYCELNFSIEEIQHIKTKFTTFQNDEKTKEELLTEIRQEYTRLFTNPKKPAMDIYETLFCFNPEKNEGSPSLFISPAALDAERCYKKAGLMMTKEVNEPGDHMSTEMEFMMYLYLEKARALQENNQEKLDRREAEIQEFSEVHLKKWAKQFFNHCITLSNSEVYRTLGEIGSAFMREMLVKNY is encoded by the coding sequence ATGGTAAACACGCAAGAAGTAAACACGCAAGAACAAGAAATTCGAAGATCTTTGGCAGCATCCGATATGTATCAATTGTTGTCTATGTTTTTTCGCCTACCCACAGTGGAAATGGCTACTGCCTTGTTAAACGGAAGTCTAGCGGAAGATGTTATAGCTATTTACTGCGAGCTGAATTTCTCAATAGAAGAGATTCAACACATTAAAACCAAATTTACAACGTTCCAGAATGATGAAAAGACAAAGGAAGAGCTTCTTACAGAGATACGCCAAGAGTATACACGATTGTTTACCAATCCGAAAAAACCGGCAATGGATATCTATGAAACATTGTTTTGCTTTAATCCCGAAAAGAATGAAGGAAGCCCCAGTCTTTTCATTAGCCCGGCGGCTCTTGATGCAGAGCGTTGTTATAAGAAGGCTGGACTAATGATGACTAAGGAGGTCAACGAACCTGGTGACCATATGTCCACTGAGATGGAATTCATGATGTATCTTTATCTGGAAAAGGCCAGAGCCTTACAGGAAAACAATCAAGAAAAACTTGATAGGAGAGAGGCGGAAATCCAAGAATTTTCAGAAGTACATTTGAAGAAATGGGCAAAACAGTTCTTTAATCATTGCATTACCTTAAGTAACAGCGAGGTTTACCGTACTCTCGGAGAAATAGGAAGCGCTTTTATGCGAGAAATGCTGGTTAAAAACTATTAA
- a CDS encoding 4Fe-4S binding protein: MRFEKGFSIKIAENRCLNQTHHAVECNHCIENCPSKAILLHEHSVYLNKDLCCGCGLCFNDCPTQVFSSSLWDETSIVEEVEEQKWKATEFFCGKHSSPFNKDKTWKMGAVQLPACLSMISKGAWYEFGLKTAIELHLDQCEGCSMSCTLSRLDFNVGTAAEWLEASGCTPEISYIHQSSKGKTKKNLKAIETGLKVTSRRDLFLSVIGKGRQISENIRNNTKSFSKERDQERRNSYLPDWQKRLAEVYPNNRIKGASPAYWPTIQINDKCVNCGMCTNFCPSKTLKNTVEGGICTRYFTSGLCLDCRICQLFCPREAISRDREKVEKPFEATTLFSAAAIKCRRCTSITFDNTRHLCYWCREETAIDDEIKEKYRKLLL; encoded by the coding sequence ATGAGATTCGAAAAAGGTTTTTCGATTAAGATAGCCGAGAATAGATGTTTAAACCAGACTCATCATGCAGTAGAATGCAATCATTGCATAGAGAATTGTCCCTCAAAGGCTATTTTATTACATGAACATAGCGTTTATCTGAATAAAGACTTATGTTGTGGTTGTGGGTTATGTTTTAATGATTGTCCAACCCAGGTCTTTAGCTCCAGTCTATGGGATGAGACCTCAATAGTGGAAGAAGTAGAGGAACAGAAATGGAAAGCTACAGAGTTTTTTTGTGGTAAACATTCGTCTCCTTTTAATAAAGACAAGACGTGGAAAATGGGAGCAGTACAATTACCGGCTTGTCTAAGTATGATTTCTAAGGGAGCTTGGTATGAATTCGGCTTAAAAACAGCAATTGAACTCCATTTGGACCAGTGTGAGGGGTGTTCTATGTCTTGCACTTTATCCCGGTTGGACTTCAATGTAGGGACAGCGGCTGAATGGTTGGAGGCTTCAGGGTGTACACCGGAAATCAGCTATATACACCAGAGTAGTAAGGGTAAAACCAAAAAAAATCTTAAAGCGATCGAAACCGGACTCAAAGTTACTTCACGACGGGATTTGTTTTTGTCTGTGATAGGCAAAGGCAGGCAGATAAGCGAAAACATACGTAACAATACAAAATCTTTCTCTAAGGAACGTGATCAAGAACGACGAAATAGTTATTTGCCTGATTGGCAGAAACGTCTGGCTGAAGTGTATCCTAATAACAGGATTAAAGGCGCTTCTCCAGCTTATTGGCCAACAATTCAAATAAATGACAAATGCGTAAATTGTGGAATGTGTACTAATTTTTGTCCCTCAAAGACCTTGAAAAATACTGTAGAAGGCGGTATCTGTACGCGCTATTTTACCAGTGGGTTGTGTTTGGACTGCCGGATTTGCCAATTGTTTTGTCCGAGAGAGGCTATAAGCAGAGACAGGGAAAAAGTTGAGAAACCCTTTGAAGCAACTACACTCTTCAGTGCGGCTGCTATAAAATGCCGGCGATGCACGAGTATTACCTTTGATAATACCAGGCATTTATGTTATTGGTGCCGGGAAGAAACCGCTATTGATGATGAGATTAAAGAAAAATACAGAAAACTATTACTTTAG
- a CDS encoding 4Fe-4S binding protein, with protein sequence MNKEKQRDKKLIGITVLLLIFAVIYQHFANEKDTLSVLRQGEPAAARFENAGGNYPSYKLWDAQENFLGYGVIAGASGYGGKLSVLSVLNPAGQITKVSLTENSETPLYLNKVLATGFLQKILGRNPEQGFGDINAVSGATITSEAIIAAVQKGSVQIANEQLGMKIPNDDGVNPTWKDMAALALVLTAIICSARKIKKLRPWLLFLSVIFIGFILNNSLTFSNFVSLFSGNLPSFVERPIWYLMVPGILIITLFRGENFYCSWLCPFGAVQEGIYRSLNLFKFSPSQNIQSKVGKYRWWMLWVAAMTALIFNNAGIASYEPFSVCFDGSGNIAQWIIMSIILLMSIALFRFWCHSFCPVGLMLDFMARLQRKLKRKKIEIRENANCNHCDNASCPQKISGMSRQDKLYLVLVSIVNIIILIALLLNISSMS encoded by the coding sequence GTGAATAAGGAGAAGCAAAGAGACAAAAAGCTCATAGGTATTACGGTATTGCTACTCATTTTTGCTGTCATTTATCAACATTTTGCTAACGAAAAAGATACCTTGTCGGTTCTAAGACAGGGAGAACCGGCGGCAGCACGTTTTGAAAATGCAGGTGGAAACTATCCCAGCTATAAATTATGGGATGCCCAAGAAAACTTTTTGGGATACGGTGTAATTGCCGGTGCTTCTGGTTATGGCGGCAAACTCTCAGTACTCAGTGTCTTGAATCCGGCAGGACAAATCACCAAGGTTTCTCTAACCGAAAATAGTGAAACGCCTTTGTACTTGAATAAAGTCCTAGCCACTGGATTTTTGCAAAAGATTCTTGGAAGAAATCCTGAGCAAGGATTTGGGGATATCAATGCGGTGTCCGGAGCAACCATAACTTCGGAAGCGATTATTGCTGCGGTGCAAAAGGGTTCGGTCCAAATAGCGAATGAGCAACTGGGTATGAAAATTCCCAACGATGATGGCGTTAATCCAACCTGGAAGGATATGGCGGCCCTAGCCTTAGTTTTGACGGCAATCATTTGCTCTGCCAGAAAGATTAAAAAGTTACGCCCATGGCTGTTATTTTTATCCGTAATTTTCATTGGATTTATTTTAAATAATTCTTTAACTTTCAGTAACTTTGTCAGTCTTTTCTCGGGTAACCTGCCGTCATTTGTAGAACGCCCGATTTGGTACCTGATGGTACCCGGTATCCTGATTATTACGCTGTTCCGGGGGGAGAATTTTTATTGCAGTTGGCTTTGTCCTTTTGGTGCGGTTCAGGAGGGAATATATCGCAGTCTAAACCTGTTTAAGTTTTCCCCTTCTCAAAACATCCAATCAAAAGTCGGTAAATATCGCTGGTGGATGTTGTGGGTAGCGGCCATGACCGCGTTAATTTTTAATAATGCCGGGATTGCCAGCTACGAACCGTTCTCTGTTTGCTTTGACGGCAGTGGGAATATTGCTCAATGGATCATCATGTCGATCATCCTGTTGATGTCAATTGCTTTGTTTCGTTTCTGGTGCCATAGTTTTTGTCCAGTAGGTTTGATGCTGGATTTTATGGCGCGCCTTCAACGGAAATTAAAGAGAAAGAAAATAGAGATTAGGGAAAATGCAAATTGTAATCATTGTGACAATGCTTCTTGTCCCCAAAAGATTTCCGGGATGAGTCGACAGGATAAGTTATACCTTGTTCTTGTTTCCATAGTAAATATAATCATTCTTATTGCTTTATTACTTAATATTAGCAGTATGTCCTAG
- a CDS encoding demethoxyubiquinone hydroxylase family protein, with translation MDEKRTAKLKRIYELENLQIHYYQSQLSENDDPVFNKALFKIVEADKKHAKFFTELFREHNVDIPLITASIADIAGSIIGEAIELAGQENICKIGFALENQILEIYADLVEENLNSDLLDKLLDFKIDKEFHALWLQHYAHYLKHQKSQKSYSNNLIQDSIEDHPTVNMNVRLI, from the coding sequence ATGGATGAAAAACGAACAGCAAAATTAAAAAGGATCTACGAGTTGGAGAACCTTCAGATCCATTATTATCAGTCCCAATTGTCTGAAAACGACGACCCGGTATTTAACAAAGCTCTATTCAAAATCGTTGAAGCTGATAAAAAGCATGCCAAATTTTTTACTGAGCTTTTTCGTGAACATAACGTAGACATCCCGCTAATCACAGCAAGTATTGCCGACATTGCCGGGAGCATTATCGGGGAGGCGATTGAATTAGCCGGGCAGGAAAATATCTGTAAGATTGGGTTTGCTTTAGAAAATCAGATATTGGAAATATACGCCGACTTAGTAGAAGAAAATCTAAATTCAGATTTATTAGATAAGCTCCTAGACTTTAAGATTGATAAGGAATTTCATGCCTTATGGCTGCAACACTATGCTCATTATCTAAAACACCAAAAATCCCAAAAATCCTATAGTAATAATCTCATCCAAGATTCCATTGAAGATCATCCAACCGTGAATATGAATGTACGTTTGATCTAA
- a CDS encoding LCP family protein — protein sequence MVEKKRKKKKLKKVFMIIALVIAGIVAGTAAFAFYFAKGGNLPGDSVNLNDRVSILLIGTDKRPGASSYNSDSIIVASFDPKTKLISLLSIPRDTRVTLPGSKSYCKINAVPMLKGIPELEKQVTELTGIELDGYVLTNFNGFKDMIDTLDGITIDVEKDMKYETGDKEDGYINLKAGVQELDGTKALQYARFRHDATADIGRTARQQKVLTAVGKKMLQPATILKLPELIPELMKAVETDLSLKDLLKLAGAAKSFEDATIVTQTLPGDAINLDGLSYWEVNRDAAKEVAQNLLLGKTTDKVWDSTVLASLDPEVKSHLAAPSTAAGIDIPEIPGVTAPEPGAIPVTTIQTEQYSGTITWSPADSTFVAGQEYTATITLIPKAGYTLKGVGANFFTVPGATAHNAAGSGVITAVFPASSPIASAATIDISGIAGVTPPAPGAAPVTAITETEQYTGSVTWTPADALFVEGQQYTATITLVPKEGYTLEGIGANYFTVPGATATNAAGSGVITAVFLR from the coding sequence ATGGTTGAAAAAAAGAGAAAGAAGAAAAAACTGAAAAAAGTTTTTATGATCATAGCACTGGTAATCGCAGGCATTGTTGCCGGGACGGCAGCATTTGCCTTCTATTTCGCGAAGGGAGGCAATCTGCCCGGCGACAGTGTGAATTTGAACGATCGGGTCAGTATTCTTTTGATAGGGACGGATAAAAGGCCAGGGGCAAGTTCTTACAATTCGGACTCGATTATTGTAGCCAGCTTTGACCCGAAGACGAAACTTATTTCCTTACTGTCCATTCCGAGAGACACCCGGGTAACGCTCCCCGGATCAAAAAGCTATTGTAAGATCAATGCCGTTCCCATGTTAAAAGGGATTCCGGAGCTGGAAAAACAGGTTACCGAACTGACCGGTATTGAGCTGGACGGGTATGTCCTGACGAATTTTAATGGGTTCAAGGACATGATCGATACGCTGGACGGGATCACCATTGACGTGGAAAAAGACATGAAGTATGAGACCGGGGATAAAGAGGACGGCTATATCAACCTAAAAGCCGGGGTACAGGAATTAGACGGGACAAAAGCGCTCCAATATGCCCGTTTCCGTCATGACGCAACCGCCGATATCGGGAGAACCGCCAGGCAGCAGAAAGTACTGACCGCTGTAGGTAAAAAAATGCTTCAGCCTGCCACCATATTAAAATTGCCCGAGCTAATTCCGGAATTAATGAAGGCTGTGGAAACAGACTTGTCTCTGAAAGATCTCCTAAAACTCGCCGGGGCGGCCAAGTCCTTTGAAGATGCAACGATCGTGACCCAAACACTGCCCGGCGATGCGATTAATCTTGACGGGTTAAGCTACTGGGAGGTAAACAGAGACGCAGCCAAAGAAGTCGCTCAGAACCTTCTTTTGGGTAAAACCACCGATAAAGTCTGGGACAGTACGGTCCTTGCCTCCTTGGATCCGGAAGTTAAATCCCACCTTGCGGCCCCATCTACGGCAGCTGGGATTGATATACCGGAAATACCCGGCGTAACTGCACCTGAACCGGGAGCGATACCCGTGACGACGATCCAAACGGAGCAGTATTCGGGGACAATCACCTGGTCGCCTGCCGACAGTACCTTTGTTGCAGGTCAGGAATATACAGCGACGATTACGCTCATTCCTAAAGCAGGGTATACCTTAAAAGGCGTCGGTGCGAACTTCTTTACCGTACCGGGAGCAACAGCGCATAATGCTGCAGGATCCGGGGTCATTACGGCGGTGTTCCCGGCGTCATCACCTATAGCGTCAGCAGCCACCATCGACATTTCGGGAATAGCCGGGGTTACACCGCCCGCACCGGGAGCGGCACCTGTGACAGCGATCACCGAAACGGAGCAGTATACGGGGTCGGTCACCTGGACACCGGCCGACGCCCTCTTTGTGGAAGGCCAGCAATACACAGCGACCATCACACTGGTTCCGAAAGAAGGATATACCTTGGAAGGCATTGGCGCAAACTATTTCACAGTACCGGGCGCAACAGCGACAAATGCGGCCGGATCAGGGGTCATAACAGCGGTGTTTCTACGATGA
- a CDS encoding DNRLRE domain-containing protein, producing MATLTLNIPDTTFVSSYLPDMNFSSYPLVYSGTDPSFQNCISFLQIVLPVLPVTSVDSALLELSVIVKSGAAPSPLVVNRVTDPFSTATVTYNTRPAFTATPSGIDITTEDLYTTVQIDVTTLINDWLNGAYSNNGIALTNSDGTSVVAVATNSINYEPFDPRLVLTYTPVKPDTALCFSYAQLAHLIEQLITLYPTNTMSVFLTGFSPSAITGTPYQLYVSPEGTYGMIFILLDNGQQEAIPLNAIAAIYTGDGTVYDPSITYLPPPQFPDGCDKNLITAYHDYVPVSTDVQMYLGSIVQASGLVYKNEYGILVLSDADGNTPVFIPVMNITSIFPVTQNSSGQKTALPRITITNKT from the coding sequence ATGGCTACGTTAACCCTGAATATACCCGATACGACTTTCGTATCATCTTACCTGCCCGACATGAATTTTTCATCCTACCCACTGGTTTATTCCGGTACAGATCCTTCATTTCAAAACTGCATCAGTTTCCTGCAAATTGTTTTGCCTGTGTTACCGGTCACTTCCGTTGACAGCGCCTTGCTCGAATTATCTGTGATTGTTAAAAGCGGTGCTGCTCCAAGTCCGCTTGTTGTCAACAGAGTAACCGATCCATTTAGTACAGCCACCGTGACTTACAATACACGTCCTGCTTTCACCGCAACACCATCCGGGATTGATATTACAACAGAAGATTTATATACCACTGTCCAAATTGATGTCACAACGCTGATCAATGATTGGCTGAACGGAGCTTATTCCAACAACGGCATCGCACTGACAAATTCTGACGGCACTTCTGTCGTTGCCGTTGCCACGAATAGCATCAACTACGAACCATTTGATCCAAGATTAGTTTTAACTTACACCCCGGTGAAACCGGATACCGCGCTTTGCTTCAGCTATGCGCAGTTGGCGCACCTTATTGAGCAGCTGATCACCTTGTATCCGACAAATACCATGTCCGTTTTTTTAACAGGTTTTAGTCCTTCCGCGATCACCGGAACTCCGTATCAACTGTATGTATCCCCCGAAGGAACCTATGGAATGATTTTTATTTTGCTTGATAACGGACAGCAAGAAGCGATTCCGCTCAATGCCATTGCCGCAATTTATACAGGCGATGGAACGGTATACGATCCTTCGATCACCTACCTGCCCCCGCCACAGTTCCCAGACGGTTGTGACAAAAACCTGATTACTGCTTATCACGACTATGTGCCGGTTTCAACAGATGTCCAAATGTATTTGGGGTCTATCGTTCAGGCTTCAGGACTGGTTTATAAAAATGAATATGGCATCTTGGTCCTGTCTGATGCAGATGGCAATACGCCTGTCTTTATCCCGGTTATGAATATAACCTCCATTTTCCCGGTAACTCAGAATAGCAGCGGACAAAAGACCGCTCTCCCCCGAATCACCATTACAAACAAAACGTGA
- a CDS encoding RNA polymerase sigma factor gives MQELSPRLTNTFSTKYSSYGEMLFKIAMVHLGSKEDAEEVMQDAFCKLLYNSPGFNDDQHEKAWLIKITVNLCKDRLRSVWHKRVIKMEAIEEYYEDPIDSDVMKEILKLPVKLKAVIYLFYVEDYSIKQISEILKIKESAIKMRLHRGREILRIELKGE, from the coding sequence ATGCAAGAATTGTCACCGCGGCTTACTAACACTTTTTCAACAAAATACAGTAGTTATGGCGAGATGCTTTTTAAAATCGCCATGGTTCATCTTGGAAGTAAAGAAGATGCGGAAGAAGTCATGCAAGACGCATTTTGTAAACTCTTGTACAACTCACCTGGGTTTAACGATGATCAACACGAAAAGGCCTGGCTGATCAAAATTACTGTAAATCTTTGCAAAGATAGGCTTCGGAGTGTATGGCACAAACGCGTTATAAAAATGGAGGCGATAGAAGAGTACTATGAAGATCCTATTGACAGTGATGTCATGAAGGAGATTCTTAAACTCCCTGTAAAATTAAAAGCAGTGATCTATCTGTTTTACGTTGAAGATTATTCGATTAAGCAAATATCAGAAATTCTTAAGATAAAGGAATCAGCAATAAAGATGCGCTTACATCGCGGTCGTGAAATCCTTCGAATTGAATTAAAGGGAGAATGA
- a CDS encoding ABC transporter permease: MNIFLRELKANKKALIIWCVCMFLGVLSGMGKYTAYSAGGQYNKIFDNIPYSIKALLGMGSFDVTTMSGYFAMLFLYIEIAAAIHAVLLGAGIVAKEERDKTTEFLMIKPVSRDTIITSKLLAAFVNVVILNIVTLVSSLVMVAAYNKGNDISSEIVMFMLSMFIVQLIFLSLGTALSAFLKNPKTSGSLAAGILFAAFVISKITDITDKLNALNLLSPFKYFSYVDLAEGNGLNLTAVILSLGLVSIFCISTYIFYRKRDLHV, translated from the coding sequence ATGAATATTTTTTTAAGAGAATTAAAAGCCAACAAAAAAGCGTTGATCATATGGTGCGTTTGTATGTTTTTGGGGGTTCTAAGCGGCATGGGCAAATATACCGCCTATTCGGCAGGCGGACAGTACAACAAAATTTTTGACAATATACCCTACTCCATCAAAGCACTGTTGGGAATGGGCTCATTTGATGTAACCACGATGTCCGGGTATTTTGCAATGTTGTTTCTTTACATTGAGATTGCAGCTGCCATCCATGCTGTTTTGCTCGGAGCCGGTATCGTTGCCAAAGAGGAACGAGACAAGACAACCGAATTCCTGATGATCAAACCCGTCTCAAGAGATACCATTATCACTTCCAAGCTTCTTGCGGCCTTTGTGAATGTGGTTATTCTGAATATTGTAACGCTTGTTTCTTCCCTTGTTATGGTCGCTGCTTACAATAAGGGAAATGACATTTCAAGTGAAATCGTAATGTTCATGTTGAGCATGTTTATCGTTCAGCTTATCTTCCTTTCGCTTGGAACAGCACTGTCAGCTTTCCTCAAGAATCCAAAAACTTCCGGTTCCCTTGCCGCGGGGATACTCTTCGCTGCATTCGTGATATCCAAAATAACCGACATAACAGACAAGCTGAACGCTCTTAACCTGCTCTCTCCTTTTAAATATTTTAGTTATGTTGATTTGGCAGAGGGCAATGGGCTCAACCTAACGGCTGTCATACTCTCGCTTGGGCTTGTTTCTATCTTTTGCATCTCCACCTATATCTTTTACCGAAAAAGGGATCTGCACGTTTAA
- a CDS encoding ABC transporter permease gives MNMFWHELNSLRKSTILWTCTLIALAGIYFSVYPAIANDAADFKRLLGGYPASVRAILGISLDSITSLLGFYSMIFSFITLCGAIQAMNLGVSILSKETRERTADFLLVKPVSRSAIVSSKLLAALTMLIITNLIYYAAASILATMVKTADFSVMLLFMINLTLLFIQLIFFSIGAAVTVIIPKLKSVLPVSLGVVFGFFFIGAFLATGENDAARFLSPFKYFNPSYIIRNSNYEAPYLITGAVIVIIATVTAYIIYAKKDIHAVS, from the coding sequence ATGAATATGTTCTGGCACGAGCTTAACTCCCTGCGAAAATCGACGATTCTATGGACATGCACTTTGATTGCGCTCGCTGGGATTTACTTTTCTGTCTATCCAGCAATTGCGAATGATGCGGCAGATTTTAAAAGGCTGCTGGGCGGCTACCCGGCGTCGGTGAGGGCAATACTCGGTATTTCGCTTGACAGCATCACCTCTCTTTTGGGCTTTTATTCGATGATATTCTCCTTCATCACATTGTGCGGTGCCATTCAGGCCATGAATCTCGGCGTCTCCATTCTTTCCAAAGAAACGAGGGAAAGGACAGCGGATTTCCTTCTCGTCAAGCCTGTTTCGCGTTCGGCTATTGTCAGCTCCAAGCTTCTGGCTGCACTAACCATGCTCATAATCACGAACTTAATTTATTATGCGGCTGCCTCCATCCTTGCCACCATGGTTAAGACAGCTGATTTCAGCGTTATGCTGCTTTTTATGATCAATCTCACGCTACTTTTCATTCAGCTCATTTTTTTCTCGATCGGGGCTGCGGTCACGGTGATCATTCCAAAGTTAAAATCCGTACTTCCGGTTTCACTCGGGGTCGTTTTTGGATTTTTCTTTATCGGAGCGTTTTTAGCCACCGGTGAAAATGATGCCGCACGCTTTCTCTCACCATTTAAATATTTTAATCCTTCTTACATTATCAGAAATTCAAACTATGAAGCTCCCTACCTTATCACAGGCGCTGTTATTGTTATTATCGCAACGGTAACAGCCTATATCATTTATGCCAAAAAAGATATCCATGCCGTGAGCTGA
- a CDS encoding ABC transporter ATP-binding protein: MTVIQTKNLTKSYNKARGIVDVNLDVTEGEIFGFIGPNGAGKSTTIRTLLGLIYPTGGSAEIFGKNCSEFPEIRKEVGYLPSEVFYYDNMKVIDLLKYSASFYKKDCMKRIKELAEIMDLDLKKKIDDLSFGNKKKVGIVQGLLHEPKLIILDEPTSGLDPLMQQKFFDIIAQENQKGATVFFSSHILGEVQRMCDRVAFIKDGKIIKLEKMSTLQADSYKSFKIEAKSPIAGEIFNISGVSRLEIKENTADFIFKGNINSMMKKIAELELVNISIYEPDLEEIFMHYYAKEG; this comes from the coding sequence ATGACTGTCATTCAAACGAAGAATCTCACGAAAAGTTACAACAAGGCAAGAGGCATCGTTGACGTGAATCTTGATGTCACGGAAGGCGAGATCTTTGGGTTTATCGGGCCGAACGGCGCCGGCAAATCGACGACCATCCGAACGTTGCTCGGGCTTATCTACCCCACCGGGGGAAGCGCCGAAATCTTCGGTAAAAATTGCAGTGAGTTCCCGGAAATACGCAAAGAAGTGGGCTATCTGCCAAGTGAGGTATTTTATTACGATAACATGAAGGTTATCGATCTACTCAAATATTCCGCGAGCTTTTACAAAAAGGACTGTATGAAGAGAATCAAGGAGCTTGCGGAGATCATGGATCTCGACCTTAAGAAAAAGATCGACGATCTCTCTTTTGGCAACAAAAAAAAGGTTGGCATTGTCCAGGGGCTGCTCCACGAGCCTAAGCTGATCATACTCGACGAGCCAACCAGTGGCTTAGACCCGCTGATGCAGCAAAAATTCTTCGACATTATCGCGCAGGAGAATCAAAAGGGTGCGACCGTATTCTTTTCATCGCATATTCTCGGCGAAGTTCAGAGGATGTGCGACAGGGTAGCGTTCATCAAAGACGGTAAAATCATAAAACTTGAAAAAATGAGCACGCTTCAGGCAGATAGCTATAAGAGTTTTAAAATTGAAGCAAAATCTCCCATAGCCGGAGAGATCTTCAATATCAGTGGTGTAAGCCGGCTTGAAATCAAAGAGAATACGGCTGATTTTATTTTCAAAGGCAACATTAATTCTATGATGAAAAAAATTGCGGAGCTTGAGCTTGTCAACATATCCATTTACGAACCTGACCTTGAAGAGATCTTCATGCATTATTATGCCAAGGAGGGTTGA